The sequence below is a genomic window from Sorangiineae bacterium MSr12523.
GAGCGATTTCGACGTATCCATCAGCATGCGCGGATCGATGGCCGGAGGATCGCCGCCCGCCATGCCGAAAAAGACGACGTGGCCCCCGGTGCGGACGGCCTCGAAGCTCGAAAGTAGGGTCGACCCCACCGAATCGTAAATGACGTCCACGCCTCCACCCGCAAATCGTTTTGCGGCCTCGGGCCAATTCTCGTCATAAAGAACGACCTGGTCGGCGCCCGCTTCGAGTGCCGCGGCACGCTTCGATTCGGACGACGTCAGCCCGAGAACGCGTGCACCTTGCAACTTTGCAATCTGGATCAGCAGCAGGCCCACCCCACCGGCCGCCGCATGCACGGCCACCGTTTCGCCGGGGAGAATGCGATGGCTGTCCGCCGCCAGGTATTGCGCCGAAAGCCCCTGCAGCAACAACGCCGCAGCTGTTTCGGCATCGACCGCGGGCGGCAGCGGAATCAATTTTTCGAGCGGCACCAATACGCGTTCCGCATTGGCATACGGACTATCCGCGAATCCAACGGCGTCCCCAACCTCGAAGTCCGAATCGGAATCCCCCAGCGATTCGATGACGCCCGCCCCTTCGTATCCATTGATGTACGGCGGCGCCCCCGTGAGGTGGTAATTGCCTTTGCGCCGATACACATCGGCGAAATTGAGGCCGATGGCCGATAGCCGCACGACGGCGTGTCCGGGCTTGCCCACGGGATCCGCCACCTCACGCAGGTACAACACCTCGGGGCCGCCAAATCGGTCGAAACAAAGCGCCTTCATGCCTGCACGATGCGCACAGCGCCCGCGCCATGGCAAGCCCTCAGCGCGCCTTCACCCGGGCGCCATGGGCGTCCCACCAGGCGCGTGCATCGCTCTCCGTCCACGCCGCGAGATCGATGGCGGCCAGGGCCTCGGCCAGCGCGCGCGCACTTTGCGGACGGCCTTCGGGCTCTTTGGCCAAGCACTGTACGATCAGCGCATCCAGCTCCGCAGGAATGGATGCTCCGAGGCGTTGCGAAAGCGGCATCACCGGGCTGTGCAGGTGGTGGCTGCATACTTCCACGATGGTGCTCGCCTCGAACACGGGGTGGCCCGTGAGCATGAAATACGCGACGGCACCGAGCGCATAAATGTCCGAGCGCGCGTCCGCGGCATTGGCCTTTTTGATGACCTCGGGTGCAAGGTACATCGGGGTGCCCATGATTTTTCCGTCGAAGGTGAGACCGTGATCCTCACCGTTCGCGAGATCCCGCGCCAGGCCGAAATCGAGCACGGTGGCCACGTCGGGCGTGCCACCGCGCTCACTCAATATGACGTTTGCCGGCTTGATGTCGCGGTGAATGAGGCCGCGCCCGTGGGCTTCGGCGAGCGCCCCCGCCACCATGCGCAAAACATGGACGACCCGCGCGGGCGGCTGCGCGCCGGTGGTGTCGACCAGCGCTTGCACAGTCGCACCATCGAGCAATTCCATGGCGTAATAAAAGACGCCATCCGGGGTGCGGCCATAATCGTAAACGGTAATCGTATTGGGGTGGGTCAACTCCGCCGTCAATTGCACTTCGCGCTCGAAGCGTTGAATGGCCTCGTCGCCCACGCGGTCGTGCGGCAAAAGTTTGATGGCCGTGGGGCGGCGCAACATCGCGTGGTGCGCGCGGTAGACGATGCCCATACCGCCCTCGCCGATCTTCTCGTCGAGTGTGTACTGGCCGAGCTGCCGCGCCTCGCGGATCTCCTGATGCAGGCCGTAAATGGTGGCCGAAAGCACGGCGCACACCGCCACGACGAGCAGCCAGAGTGACATCGTGGAGACGCCCACGCTGACCTGGCGGGGGCCGTCGGGCCCGAGCGGGGCGAAGTACGCGAAGACGAGCACGATGCCCGCGCCCATCGCCAGGCCGAGCAAGAGGGTATGCCGTGTGCGACTCGGCACGAGCGCCGAGCGCAGCGTGAACATCACCGCCGAAGCGTAGACCCCGATGGTGGCGAATCCGTCGTACGCCACGCCAACGAGCAAGGCCCCGAATCGAGCAGGGACGCCCTCGGTCGCTGGCGTCGTCTCGTGCGCGAGCAACCGGCACATGTACGATATGGTCACGGCCCCCGCGACGAGCCCCACGGCCTCCACGAGGCGCGCGAACGACGCATTCCGCGGAGTACGGCATAGCAGCCACATGGCGCCGGGAATGACGCAGACGATCCCCTGAATCGCAAACGACGGCTCGACGAGCTCCTTTGGCGAACCGAGGATCAACGTCGTCGTCAGGTGCACGAGCACACCGAACAAGGACACGCCCGTCCACGCCGCGCCGAACAAGGCCACCCGCGCCGAGAGCGATTGCCCGATGAGAGAATCGTTCACGACGACTCCTCCTCGTGCATCCGCTGGATGCGCTCGCGCAAGAGCAATGCGACGTCGTTCGGCAGTGCATTTTCCAGGTATTCGAGCGCCGTTCCGCGCAACCGCCGATCGGGCCCGTTGAAGGCGGCGAGGCAGCCTTTGATGATGCCGCGATCCAGTGCGAGCCCGAGCAAGGTGAAGACATACTCGAGCCCTCGGTGCATGCCCTCGCGGACGCGTGCGTCCGAGTGCAGATGGCGGCGGGCGCGCCACGTCGCATCGTCGACCGACAACGCCGCACGCGCGAGTTCGAGAACGCGATCGTGCGATGGCGTCAGTGCGGGGTTCGTTGCGCAGATGGCCGCGAGGGCACGGGCATTGGCATAACAGGCATCGAAGTCGTCGCCCTTGTCCAAACCGGCAAGGAGCGCCTCGGCATCGCGTTTGTCGCGTGCGCCGTCCCGGCTCGGTGCGGGCTCCTCGTCACCGCGGCGCAGAACCTCGATTTGTGCGAGCAAGCGCGCCCGGTCGAGTGCCATGGTGGACATGATGGTGTGACGGGTGGTGGTGTCGCGCGCATCCTTCTCCGTCATTTTGACGATGCCGAGCTGCAGGCTGGTGGCCAGCTCGGCAACGTACATGCGGTGCAGGCTGATGCCGTACGTCACCCCGAGAACACCGAGAGCCGAGGCACCGAACAAGAGCACCGTGCTAATTTGCAGCGTCGCCGCGACGACGACAACCACCGCGACACTGCCCAGCATCGTTCCCAGCCGAGGCACGGCCACGTCGACGACGACCTTGAGGGCGCGCTTGCGGTGCGCCGGCACCGGCGTGAAGAGGATCTCGTATGCCGAACGGAACAGCGAGCTCGCCAGCGCGGCTTCGAGCCCCGCCGCCACGGCAATGAGCGAAAGCGTGGAGGCCCCCGCCGCAACGAGCGACGCGAGGACGACGCTGGCCGGAAGGATCGCCAACGTGGCCCCCAGCCCGAGCCGCTCGAGGAAGACGCCGCTCAGCGCGACCTGCACCACGAAGGTGAGAACGCCGACCGCAGTGTGAAACAGCGCGAAAAACGCGACGAGCGCGCGCGCTTCGTGCAACGTGGTCTCGGCCGCCGTCTTCAGTGCGCAATCGAGGAACAGCTCGAACAGCGCAACGACCACCACCATGGCGAGCACGCGCCGCAGGTACGGGCGCTCGACCAGAGGCTGGAGCCCGCTGCGAAAAGAGCCGGGCGGGCTCGTCTCCGCCGGTCGCGGCAACGAGCGCCCCAGCACCGCCACGCCCCAAACGCACAGCGCGCTCACCGCGGCGAGCATGAGCAGGATCGCCCGCGGTTCGAATACCTCGGCGATCCGTTTCGAGGCGAAGCCACCGATCAACCCGCCCAGGGTGGCTCCCGTCGTGATGCGAATGATGTTGCGGCGGGCGACGTGCGGATCGAACCGCTCGTTCACGATCGACCAGAAGCCGCTGATCAAGAGCCCGCCTGCGACCGACGTGTGCACGTAAATCGCCGCCGCGCTCACGCCCGAAAACGAGGGCGCGAGAGCCCACTCGACCACGAACGCGAGCGCATTGAGCGCGAACAGGAGCGGCACGAACCGCCCCGGCCCCTTTCGCGCCATGAGACGCGACGTCATCGACACCGCCAAGAGCGACAGAACCGCCGAGGCCCCGATCACCGTGGGCAGCGAGGTGGCCGGAAAGCGCGCGAGGAACATCGAATCGCGCGCCACCTTGCCCGCCACCTGCTGGGCAATCACGGCTACGGCTACGGCGATGTCGAGCTTCGGCGATCGTTCGGTCACGCGCAGGCCATCCTCGCACGAAGCGAGATGGCTCTACCAGCGACGCGTTAGAGCGCGCCGCGCTGGATGAAGAACCAGTCGGAGACGCCGCAGGGGCGTGCCATCACACCGCCGCCGTCGTTCGTCGTATATCGGATCTTGAAACACGATCCCGCGGGCGCGATGCCGCGGTAATTGTGATTACCCCAGGCATTGCCCCACGACCAATTGTCCCACATATACGTGTCACGCGGAAGGATGTATTCCATTCCATCGGACGCGCTTCCCCAGATTTCGCCGTTGGTGAATTCATAATCGTAGAGGTTCTTCGGGCTCGTGCGGCAGTTGTGCACGCCGTCTCCCTGGCTCGACGAAAGAGCGGAGCGCTGGACCCATACGCAGCGATTCACGTAGCCATAGGCGTAACCGTAGGACCAGCCGTTGCTATCCGTGTATTGCACATCGAACGTCTGCCCGTTGTAGAGCCGGCCCATGGCATACGAGCCCGCGGCGGAGCGCACGTAAACATCTTGTGCCGTTACCGTGTGCCGCGTCTCCGCGTGCGCGGGATTCGCCCATACGGTGGTCGCGAGGGCCGCAATGGCCAAAGTTGCAAGCGTTGCTCGGGTCATGAATGAAAACCTCCTCGAACGGTCCTGCTAAGCAGAGTCCGTTCCCGAGGGCGCGGCCCCGAAATGCCGTCGAATTCCGCAAACCAAGGTGCGATCCCGCAGATCGACTGATGCGATCTCCGAGATCGCCCGAATGAAGCCGTGCTCTCGGCAAGGGACGCGCCAGCTCGAAACGTGTTGCGGCTTTCTCGTCGTTCCGGCCATGCGCGGCATGTGGACCGCACACCGTGGGCGGAAGTGACAATTCCGTTGTGGAAGCAATCCTTCGATAAGACCGCATCGTGGTAGGCTGTCTCGGGCGGTACCGGATTCGAGAGGCCGTTGGCCGAGGCGATGGGCGTCGTACCTCGCCCCGTCGTGGGCATCGAGTGATGCGTCAGGCGTTGACCGGCCAGGGCGTATCGCGCGGACCGGCCATCCAATTGTCGTGGCGGCCGTCGAAGTACACGACCTTCAATGCATTGGGGTCGATGCCGTCGAGGCAATTGACGTTGACTCCCACGTACGCGCCGCCCAGAACCTCGAGATTTCCAGTTCCGAATGCGTGGACCCCGCAATGCTTGCAGAAGCGGAAATTCCCGGTTTTGCCGCCCCAGGAATAATCGCCCAGGCTGCCCTCACCCGAGAGGAGCCGAAACGCATTCGGCTTCACGATGGCCGTGGTGCCGCTTCGCTTGGTGCACCAGCTACAATTGCAACGGCTGACGCCCTGGGCCAAATCGATGTCGACTTCGAAGCGAACGGCTCCGCAATGACAGCCGCCGGCATGCTTGGTGGGTTGGCTCTGCGCTTCGCTCATGATGGCTTCCTTTCTCGTATCTCGTAAGTGGTGGACGAGAAGAAGGTAGCCGCCGCCACTGTCAGCCTTGTGTCAGTTTTGACGGGGCCGCCCTTTCGCTCCACATTGGAACGAGTACCGTCAGCGCGCCGCCCATGCAACTGCGCCAATGCGTGCGCTCGGCTGCGCCGGTGAGGTGGACGGCCAGTAAATGGCTTTCAGAACGGTGGTTGGAAGAGGCGCGCCACGGCCCCAGACCGTGGGGCTTGCCGTGTTCTGCGCGAAGTTCTTCCGTGCACGATCCACGAAAAAGGGATGAACCGCGCCATCGGTGCGCTCGAGCGAGTTGTCCTCGTACACTTGGAACTCGTCGCGTGCGACGACGCGGGCGGCACCGTACGCACTTTTGCCGCCGTCTACGACGGTGAGCACGGACCGCGCGCCGCCCGATCCGGACAAAATGTTGTTCACCAGCCTCACGTTCTCGGCGTTGCACGTGTTGGCAAGCGCGCCGTTCGAGCGCGGTTCACAATGGTCCGGGTTGTTCGGTTGGAGCGGTGTGCCGGTGGCCGTACTGCAGATTTTGCCGCCCGGCAATGTGTCGCCTTCGACGCAACGAGAATCGTCCACGATGCTCACATCGGCCGCGTTGTTATCGACGGCCGTGTTGTTCCAGATATCGATGCTGCGCGAACCGGAGAGGGCAATACCCGATTCCCCATTGTCGTGAGCGACGTTCGAAGCGATGACCGCATCGTGGGATACTTCGTACAAGATGCCGTTTTTCTCGTTGTACCGGAGCACGTTGCGGGCAATGACGTAGGGCTGGTTCGCATCGTTGGTTCCGCAGCCTTGGTCGCACCAGAAGCCCGACGAGGCGTTGCGTTCGAACACGTTGTTGAAGATGACCCCGCGCAGGCCGTGCGTCACGTTCATTCCCGCGCGACCCGAGTTGTCCCAGCGGCGCACGTTGTTGTACGAAATCGAGTTATCGTAAACGGTAAGATCGTCGGAGTCGCTGCCATACACACCGGTCCATCCGTTGTTGACGATGGTGTTCCCAGAGATGCGTACGTGGTGCGCCCGTGCCACCATGACGCCGCCCGCCGCATTGTTGGCAACGGTGGAGTTTTCCAGCACGCCCCCCGACTCGGACTCGGCGTCTTTGTAAAAGACAATGGGCGAGTTGTAATACGAATGGCCGCCGACCACCTTTTTCCAATGGACCACGCAGGTGGCGTACCCCTCGATGTCGAGCCCGGCGATTTTGACGTTGGAGGCCTTGCTCATGATGGCAAACAGCTTGCTCGCGAGCTCGATTTGGCTCGGAGGGTCGGCCAAGGTCACCACGTTGTACGCTGGATCGTAGGTGTATTGGCCGCTCGCCGGCACGACGGCTTGGCTCACGCGCTGGAGCGGAATGCCATCTCGAAAGAGGGCAAACGGCGATTCCGAACCATAATGCCGGCCGGTACCGCCCAAAAGAGAATCGTCCGCGCAACTCTGCTCGAGCGGTGCCGTGTCGACCGATGTCACGGTGAGGGTGTACGGGCCGGAGCCGGAAAAACCAGCCAAAGCCGTGCTCCCGAGGAGGTAGACGACTTCGCTTTTGTAGCGCTGAATGGTGATGTCGTTGCGGGTGACGGTGAGCTGCCCTTCGCGGTACGTGCCGCCGCGCATGACGATGGTCCATGTGGGACCCGCCGGCTTGCCGTTGGCGACTTGAAGCGCCTTTCCCAGCGTCTGGTACGGCGATGCGGCCGCGCCCGTGCCCGAAGCGTCATTTCCGTTCGTTGCGACGTAAAGGACGTGGGCCGCGGGAGGCTCGTAATACGCCGTGGGCGGTGCGGGCCTCGCATAGACGGGCGCGAAAGCAATCTCCTGGGGACTCGAGGGTATGCGCTCGTTCGTCGTGCTCGCCTCGTCGCATGCGGAGCATCCGAGAATGCTCCCCATGAAAACGGCGATTCGAATCATGCACCGGGTGCAGTGCAATCTGCAGACCTCGTGCGTCGCGGGGGCGCTACGGGTGCGCGGGGCGGTGGCGTGTCAACCATCCGTTGACACGATCCACTGAACGACCGACAAGATTGAAGCGATGGCATCTCGATCGCTCACGGAAATGAGCAAATTCCTGAGTTACGTGTTGCGCCACGCGCCGGGGTCGATCGGGGTCGTGCTCGATAGCAACGGGTGGGCCGAGATCGATCAGCTCCTCGAGCGATGCCGGGCGCACGGAAAGCCCATCTCGCGCGAAACGCTGGAGACCATCGTGGCCACGAGCGCGAAGCAACGCTACGCCATCAGCGAGGACGGCCGGCGCGTGCGCGCGAACCAGGGGCACTCGATCGAGGTCGATCTCGGCTATATGCCGGTGGATCCACCGGAAGTGCTCTTTCACGGTACCGTGACCAGCAGCGTGGACGCGATTCGCGCGGGCGGCCTGCAAAAGATGAACCGGCACCACGTGCACCTTTCGGCGGACATCGAGACCGCGCGCCATGTCGGCATGCGCCGCGGGAAGCCGGTGGTGCTCCGCATCGCCGCGGGGCGGATGCATCGGGATGGCCATGTCTTTTTTCGCTCGGACAACGGCGTGTGGCTCACGGAATCCGTTCCGCAGGATTACATCGAGTGGTAACTCGACGCGGCGATCTTCGAGCAAGAACCTGACGAGCGTCATGCACGCGTTGCCGCCCGAAGGATCGGGCGAAGCGCGTCGTTGATCAACGGGAGCTCCTCCACGTCACGCGCGGCAATCCAGCGCCTCTCACGCGTGCGGTGCGAGAGGGCCGTGAATCGAAGGGGCGCCGCCGCGCGCAATGCGAAATAGCGAACGCGCTTGACGTGTTGCCGTGACCCGTCGCCAACGACATAGTCGACATGGGCCAGCTCTCCGTCGACCCGAAGTGCGGACTCGATGCCCGCCTCCTCCCGCGTCTCGCGAACGGCAGCATCGGAGGGCAGCTCGTCCCACTCGATGCCGCCCTTGGGAAGTTCGTATTGGTCGGCGCGCACGCGAATCACGAGGGCCTCGCCTTCATGAACGAGGGCGCCGCCGGCGCTGATCTCGCTGGGTTGATCAGGCAGGTCCAAGACCAAATCGGGAATCCATCCGCGGGTGCGCACCTGCTCGAGAAACCACGAGGTGGGGGCGTTCTTGCGCCAACCCGCCGGGGCATCGACTCGGTCGGAGACCATGAAGATGGAGAGCAGCCGCAGGTCGACCTCGGATGCGAGGCGGCGCCATGCCTTTTCGGAGGGCGGTTGCCCCTTCGTGCTGGAGCGGTACCAGGGGAGGCTGGTGTCGTGCCATCGGACGAGGGCGAGAAACTCGGGATCCGAGACGCCGCAGCCGCGCAAGACCTCCAGCGAGCGCTCGGGCCGCGCGGTGCCGGTAACTTTGCCGATGTCGTGGGCGCGCCCCAAGTCCTCGAGCAAGCAGATTTCGCGCTCGGTGCAGCCATTGGCCTTCGCCAGGGCCTTGGCCCGGGCCGCCACCGCCTCCGAGTGCACCAGAGCATTGGCGGCAGTGTGCCGGCGCGGATTGAGCTGCACGCGCGCCAGCCGTTGATAGGTTTCTACGAAGTGTACATTGTTCGATATGCGTTCCATGCACGAGAACCTACGCAGCGCAGGGCTCTACTGGAACTAGTATGTTCTTATGAACTATAGTGTGACATTATAGTTCGAGATGGATTACGAATGGCTCTTCTCGTTCGTGGTGTTCGCCGAGCACTTGAACTTCACGCATGCCGCAAAACAGCTGCACATTTCGCAGCCTGCGCTGCATGTTCAGATCAAGAAGCTGACCGAGGCGGTGGGGCGTCCTCTTTATCGCCGTAACGGAAAGGCATTGGTCCTCACACCGGAGGGGAAACGGCTTGCGGCGCACGGGCGTGAAGTCCAGGAACGCGGTCGTTCGGTTTTGGAGGAGCTGCGCGGACAGTCTTCGTCGGGGCCGGTGGTTCTGGCCGCAGGACAGGGAGCATTTCTCTATTTGCTCGGGCCGGCCATTCGTCGTTTTCCAAAAGAGGCGTGGCCGCTTCGTCTGCTGTCGATGAATACGCCGCAAGCCCTCGAGGCCGTGCGCGAGGCGAAGGCGCACCTTGGCGTGGTCGTGCTGGAGCATCCCCCGTCGGATCTCGCATGCACGCGCCTTTGCTCCGTGGGTCAGATGGTGGTGCTCCCCGCGTCCCACCGGCTCGCCAAGCGCCGCATGCTGCGCCCAAGCGATCTCGCGGGGGAGCGGCTGGTGGTGGCGCCCGAGGGAAGCCCGCACCGCACGATGCTGGAGCACCTTTTGCGCGAGCACGGTCTCGAGCCGCAGGTCGCCGTGGAGGCCACCGGGTGGGAGCCCATGCTGCAGTTCGCGCGCTACGGGATAGGGCTCACCGTGGTGAACGACTTCTGCCCCGTGCCCAAAGGCCTGCTCGGCATCCGCCTCGAGGGTGCGCCCGCAGCCATCTACTGGCTGCTCCACCGCCCGGACTTTGGCCACCGCGGTGTGGAGGCGATGCGCAAGCTCGTCGTCGAGACCATTCCGCGCTAGTCGCAGGTCCGCAGGCGACGCAAGAGTACGAGGCTCAATGCGGAGAGGCCCAGTGCGAGCGGCGGCGGTGTCTGCGATGAATCGTCGCCGGGGACGGAGCATCCACCTCCCCCGGAGGATCCTCCGGATACGCATGCACTCGTGTAGCCGTGTCGGGGCGTCGGATCGCAGGCGTCGGCCAAAAGCGGGCCGGCCGCCGTCACGCGATTCTGGTCCGGCTTGTACACGCCGCAGATGCCCGATGTGTCGTCCGACGACAAATCGCGCATGGTCATGGCCCGATACGCGGCAAACATGGTGGCATCTTCCGCGGAGGAATGCGCAAATCCGAGAACGTGCCCGGCCTCGTGCGTGGCAATGCTCGGTAGGTCCACCGCGCCCGACGGTAGGGAGTCGGCAATGGACAATGGGCGCCGTTGGTAGGCGTTGATTTCCATGTCGGCGTCGAACATTTCGCCCGTGCTGGGATCGTAACGCACGGTGGTGAGACCGAGCGTATTCGTTGCATCCATGTGGTCCCACGAGCCGTCGCGAAACACGATGACGTTTTGATTCGGCCCATCGGAATTGTATCCAACGGTCCCACACTCGACCGGGCCCAAGTAACTGACCTGAATGCTCACGCGCGAGGCGGCATCGGTCGAGCAGGTGGTTTTCGTCCAGGTCTCGAACGCGCGCGCGAAGACGCGTTCCGCGTCGCTCAGGGACACTTGGCGACTCGCGTCCTTCTGCAGGCTGTACCCGATGCAGGCATTCTTCCAGTAGAGCGGCTTGCCATGCGGGCAACACGCACGCTGCTCCCGCTCATTCCATCCGGCACACCGATTCGTGCCGGGCGGATCGTTGGCCTCACGGCCCGTCATCGTCCGACAAAATCCGTGCGCATGCGAAATGCGCCCCAACATGGCGCCTGCCAGCGCCACGATCACAAGCATCGTCCTAAGTTCCATGAAGTCGACGGCACCGCCGTCACCCGATGGAGTGGCCGCCACGTCGCGCTTTTGTGACCGGCAACGATTTTTCGCATAGCCGCGCCCGCATCGCCTAGCGATGCGTCGAGGGGGTTGCCATGGATTCGCGATTCGCGAATTGCGAATCCCCCGTAACCTCCCTCCCCCATCGCGCAGCTAAGCCCCTGCGCCCAGCAGCCCCCGTGCGAGGTGGTCGACGCGTTTGAGGAGCGCCGGTATGCGATGGTCACCGGCCATGCGCCGAACGCCGTCAGCGGCCTCGTCGAGCGGGATGCCGACGGCGCTCACGAGCAAGGGCTTCGCGCTCTCACCGCGCAGCACCTGGGCTGCCCCCGTTTCGCCTCGAAATGCCGTCTTGGCCACGCCCACCACCGCCACACGCCCGCCCAACGCTTCATGCAAGTGTGCCCCCAGACCGGGACGCCCGGCGGTATCGAGCCACACGTATCCGTCGACGATCACGAGAGTCGGAAGCGCACCCGCTGCCTCGAGCACACGCAGGAGCGGCGGTAACTCCCGCTTGAAAAACTCGCCCGGCACGTATGGCGCCACCTCCGCAACCTCCACGACATGCTCGGCAGCGGACGCCACACTCGTCCATTCCTGAAATTGCACGCACGCGGCACGGGCAATTCCGTTTTCGTACTGAACATCCACCGCACAAAACATGATTCCATCATCTGGCAAGAGCACGCTTTTCCCATAGCGCGAAAACACCATCGGCCAGCTCTTTCACGGCTTCGATTCCCTTCGGACCGCGCTCGACCCGTCCCAGCCACGTTGCGGGGAGCCCCTCTTCACCCACTTGCGCACCGCAGAGGGCGCCCGCCATCGCGGCGATGGTGTCGGTATCGCCACCTGCCAAGATGGCATTTTTCACGACGTCGTCGAAATGGGGGGCCCATCGCAAAAAGCAAAAGAATGCGAGTGGAACGGAGTCTTCGGCGACAATGCCATTCCCGAGGGCCGATGCCGCTGTTCGGCCGTCGGCTTGCTCGCGTGCGAGCTGCCATGCGTTCTCGATTTTCGTGGCGAGAATCGTCCCTGCCACCGCGCGCGCTTGCGTGACCCGCGCCAGGAGGCTCGACACCGGCTCGCGGGCGAGCACCGCCCCGAGTGCAATGGCCATAGCCACAGCGCCGCCGCGCCCGAGCGGATGCGCATGCGTGATCCCCGCCGCTTCTTCGGCAAACGCCGCAAGGCTCTCCATGTCATCGTGGTAGGCGCATGCAATGGGCACCCCGCGCACTGCCGCACCGTTTCCCTTCGAACCTTCGGCCCATGACGAGAAGCCCACACCGCGGCCACTTCGAAATGCCTCCAATGCGCGCCGCATGCCGCTTCCGTATCCGCGCGTGGGCTCATAATTCGCGGCCAGCGTAGCGAGAATGTCCATCGCGGAGACCCGACCCGTGCGAACGATGGATTCCGCCACGGACATCATCATTTGGGT
It includes:
- a CDS encoding matrixin family metalloprotease → MLVIVALAGAMLGRISHAHGFCRTMTGREANDPPGTNRCAGWNEREQRACCPHGKPLYWKNACIGYSLQKDASRQVSLSDAERVFARAFETWTKTTCSTDAASRVSIQVSYLGPVECGTVGYNSDGPNQNVIVFRDGSWDHMDATNTLGLTTVRYDPSTGEMFDADMEINAYQRRPLSIADSLPSGAVDLPSIATHEAGHVLGFAHSSAEDATMFAAYRAMTMRDLSSDDTSGICGVYKPDQNRVTAAGPLLADACDPTPRHGYTSACVSGGSSGGGGCSVPGDDSSQTPPPLALGLSALSLVLLRRLRTCD
- a CDS encoding LysR family transcriptional regulator, with the protein product MDYEWLFSFVVFAEHLNFTHAAKQLHISQPALHVQIKKLTEAVGRPLYRRNGKALVLTPEGKRLAAHGREVQERGRSVLEELRGQSSSGPVVLAAGQGAFLYLLGPAIRRFPKEAWPLRLLSMNTPQALEAVREAKAHLGVVVLEHPPSDLACTRLCSVGQMVVLPASHRLAKRRMLRPSDLAGERLVVAPEGSPHRTMLEHLLREHGLEPQVAVEATGWEPMLQFARYGIGLTVVNDFCPVPKGLLGIRLEGAPAAIYWLLHRPDFGHRGVEAMRKLVVETIPR
- a CDS encoding endonuclease V, encoding MFCAVDVQYENGIARAACVQFQEWTSVASAAEHVVEVAEVAPYVPGEFFKRELPPLLRVLEAAGALPTLVIVDGYVWLDTAGRPGLGAHLHEALGGRVAVVGVAKTAFRGETGAAQVLRGESAKPLLVSAVGIPLDEAADGVRRMAGDHRIPALLKRVDHLARGLLGAGA
- a CDS encoding right-handed parallel beta-helix repeat-containing protein: MGSILGCSACDEASTTNERIPSSPQEIAFAPVYARPAPPTAYYEPPAAHVLYVATNGNDASGTGAAASPYQTLGKALQVANGKPAGPTWTIVMRGGTYREGQLTVTRNDITIQRYKSEVVYLLGSTALAGFSGSGPYTLTVTSVDTAPLEQSCADDSLLGGTGRHYGSESPFALFRDGIPLQRVSQAVVPASGQYTYDPAYNVVTLADPPSQIELASKLFAIMSKASNVKIAGLDIEGYATCVVHWKKVVGGHSYYNSPIVFYKDAESESGGVLENSTVANNAAGGVMVARAHHVRISGNTIVNNGWTGVYGSDSDDLTVYDNSISYNNVRRWDNSGRAGMNVTHGLRGVIFNNVFERNASSGFWCDQGCGTNDANQPYVIARNVLRYNEKNGILYEVSHDAVIASNVAHDNGESGIALSGSRSIDIWNNTAVDNNAADVSIVDDSRCVEGDTLPGGKICSTATGTPLQPNNPDHCEPRSNGALANTCNAENVRLVNNILSGSGGARSVLTVVDGGKSAYGAARVVARDEFQVYEDNSLERTDGAVHPFFVDRARKNFAQNTASPTVWGRGAPLPTTVLKAIYWPSTSPAQPSARIGAVAWAAR
- a CDS encoding RNA 2'-phosphotransferase; translated protein: MASRSLTEMSKFLSYVLRHAPGSIGVVLDSNGWAEIDQLLERCRAHGKPISRETLETIVATSAKQRYAISEDGRRVRANQGHSIEVDLGYMPVDPPEVLFHGTVTSSVDAIRAGGLQKMNRHHVHLSADIETARHVGMRRGKPVVLRIAAGRMHRDGHVFFRSDNGVWLTESVPQDYIEW
- a CDS encoding NUDIX domain-containing protein; the protein is MERISNNVHFVETYQRLARVQLNPRRHTAANALVHSEAVAARAKALAKANGCTEREICLLEDLGRAHDIGKVTGTARPERSLEVLRGCGVSDPEFLALVRWHDTSLPWYRSSTKGQPPSEKAWRRLASEVDLRLLSIFMVSDRVDAPAGWRKNAPTSWFLEQVRTRGWIPDLVLDLPDQPSEISAGGALVHEGEALVIRVRADQYELPKGGIEWDELPSDAAVRETREEAGIESALRVDGELAHVDYVVGDGSRQHVKRVRYFALRAAAPLRFTALSHRTRERRWIAARDVEELPLINDALRPILRAATRA
- a CDS encoding quinone oxidoreductase — encoded protein: MKALCFDRFGGPEVLYLREVADPVGKPGHAVVRLSAIGLNFADVYRRKGNYHLTGAPPYINGYEGAGVIESLGDSDSDFEVGDAVGFADSPYANAERVLVPLEKLIPLPPAVDAETAAALLLQGLSAQYLAADSHRILPGETVAVHAAAGGVGLLLIQIAKLQGARVLGLTSSESKRAAALEAGADQVVLYDENWPEAAKRFAGGGVDVIYDSVGSTLLSSFEAVRTGGHVVFFGMAGGDPPAIDPRMLMDTSKSLTGGDLWNVLRSHAERVRRANELFTWVREGRLRVRIAARYPLAKGAEAHAFLESRGSIGKVLLIP
- a CDS encoding GFA family protein, producing MSEAQSQPTKHAGGCHCGAVRFEVDIDLAQGVSRCNCSWCTKRSGTTAIVKPNAFRLLSGEGSLGDYSWGGKTGNFRFCKHCGVHAFGTGNLEVLGGAYVGVNVNCLDGIDPNALKVVYFDGRHDNWMAGPRDTPWPVNA
- a CDS encoding serine/threonine protein kinase, coding for MNDSLIGQSLSARVALFGAAWTGVSLFGVLVHLTTTLILGSPKELVEPSFAIQGIVCVIPGAMWLLCRTPRNASFARLVEAVGLVAGAVTISYMCRLLAHETTPATEGVPARFGALLVGVAYDGFATIGVYASAVMFTLRSALVPSRTRHTLLLGLAMGAGIVLVFAYFAPLGPDGPRQVSVGVSTMSLWLLVVAVCAVLSATIYGLHQEIREARQLGQYTLDEKIGEGGMGIVYRAHHAMLRRPTAIKLLPHDRVGDEAIQRFEREVQLTAELTHPNTITVYDYGRTPDGVFYYAMELLDGATVQALVDTTGAQPPARVVHVLRMVAGALAEAHGRGLIHRDIKPANVILSERGGTPDVATVLDFGLARDLANGEDHGLTFDGKIMGTPMYLAPEVIKKANAADARSDIYALGAVAYFMLTGHPVFEASTIVEVCSHHLHSPVMPLSQRLGASIPAELDALIVQCLAKEPEGRPQSARALAEALAAIDLAAWTESDARAWWDAHGARVKAR